The genomic stretch ttaaaaaaattaaaataataattaattaaagaaaagttatttataaataaaaaaacccccaattcgtcttcctcccccccccccccccccaaaaaaaccaCATGCAACccataaagaaagaagaagaagaagaaaccatcttcatcttccccgacccccctcccccaaaccccatgcaacccagaaagaaagaagaagaagaagaagaaaaaaccatcttcatcttccccaaccccccctccccccatcccatgcaacccagaaagaaagaagaagaaaaaaccatcttcatcttccctgacccccccttccctgcaacccaCCCCTTTCTTCCCTCTCCCGTCTTCCCTTTCCCTCCTCCTCCCCACCCACCCTCGCACCCACCTTTGCACCCACCCTCTTCCTTCCTCTACACCccactccttaaatccacacccattcccccAATTTTCTCCGTGTCCAATTTCTCCACCTGCGGAATCGGCGAAAGACGGGATCTGGGTTGCAGGGAAAGGGGGAttggggaagatgaagatggtttttttttttttttttttttttttttttgggttacagGTAGTGGGTGCGAGGGTGGGCGCGGAGGAGGAGGGAAGGGGAAGATgaaaatgggtttttttttttttttttttttttttccttctttctttttgggttgcagggggaAGACGAACTtggggggtttttttttaaaaaaaattataaataacttttctttaattaattattattttaatatttaaaaaatattaaatgatttatttatttttgtttttaataatattttattagttttttaatagaaagtgtgcAACGTCAATATTTAAtagaggaattgacagacaactgacggaaggtataacatttcaacaaattcgaagatacggtatgacattgaaactttttaaagacgaggtatgaaactgttaatgacccaatagttgaggtagttctgtgtaatttaccttttctttttttttggatttaggCAAGTTGGTTAGAATATTGTACTTCTTTTTACAATCTACACTCAATTTCGAATCTCTCTTTATAGTTTAGATGGATTTAGAATAGAATATTGCTTGCATAAAAAACGAAACGATCTAGTAGTATTCTTATTCACTTCGAAGTGAGAGGCCTTATGTTtgattatttgaatttgaaccatattattgttagctcattatgaggctaagttACCTCCCTCCCCTTTAGTCTAAATagtattgtttgttaaaaaaaaaaaaaaaaaaaatttatgtttgGCAGCTGTCATTTCCTCATATCATCAAGTAAGAGTTATTGTTGTAGCTAATAAAATGGGGAGGTAGGAAGAGGCTTTTATATTTAGTTGTTGTTGCTCCATCAAATTAGTGGGTCTATTTTATTTAGATCAATAATTCCGTTAGATGGACTTAAAAGGTTCATCATTAATTCATTTCATACAGTCATTTCAGTTAAAAATTTGACTATCACAATCAGTAAAATTCCAGACAATAATTCCTAAGTCGTTACATACGATTAGGTTGGCTAAACCACTTGTTTTAAGATATATTGGAGGaagaaataaacaaattttGTCTGATTAAAAATAGAAGAGGATTAGTGATGAAAAATCTTTCACTTTATATCTTCATTTCTTACTTTGAGATACGTTGAATCTTATGTTCTGAGGCCCAAATGAACCCAAATAGTACTTGAATCCAGCAAATGATATTGTGCGTGCGTACACATGACACCTATAGTACAGTTCTCCTCTTCTAGATAGAACAACTGTTCTCTATATAAGGAGAGATCGTCCCAATATTTATAAACGTATCCACGTATTATCAGGACACTATTGATATTATCGATGAAATCCACAAAAAATtctaatacatatatatatatatatatatatgtatgtatgtatgtatgtatgtatatatggaGAGGATTCGTGACACTATTTATAATACACAACTTTTTTTTACACAAGTTTTTATGGAGCCCATTCTTTAATGCATTTTAATGATTCGAAtcgtttattttttagaatatcCTTCATAGATaattcttacaaaaaattaacaaatccaaaaccattaagaTATTTATTTGTGTTGAAGAAAATGAACGAATACATTTATACAAagaaccctaaacccttaatcCAACAACCATATGGTTTTTAGATTTAGATAATTCttggtagacatgatctttgaatgatgttttaaatgattttgagtaatgttttaaaagataaataattcggatcgttgaaatacCTTACGGTGTAAGCATcataaaaaattgtgtaaaaaattgCCGACACGAATCTATCCCAATAGGTATATAtacaccatatatatatatatgtatatatataggcacATTCAATTCCTTGTATAAAATGGTCCCCTGTCCAATTTCTCCACAATTCAACAACCTCCCCAACTCCAAATCTAACATCGTAAGTTTAAGCACTTTTCTAACAAGCACCCTTTTAAAAACTTAGTTTTTCATACCATTTTTCTGCTGTCACGTACTTCATTGAAAATTTCTGACTCCGTCCTTGTTTGCTTGTTCAACTATGCCATGGAGTTTCATGGCGAAAGAAATCTATGGAGCTTCATGGACGAAGAGCGAAAGAGCATCAAGTTACCTCGGAGACTTTCTTTTGGTGATGGCGACCAGCAACAAAGTTCATCAGAACCCGAAAACATTCGTTCGGCTTCTGCAGCAAGACCGGACATAGCTGCGTCCGAACCAACAATACCTCCGAGGCCTATGAGCCCTGGGACACCGTGGACACTCTCCCCGGTGCGCACCTCTCCCTCCCAATCCCTTCTTTACCACTGCATTGCCTCCCTTCACCGCCATGAAGGCAACATTTTCTCGATCACATTGTCAAGAGATTTTATATTCACGAGCTCAGAGAGTAGCCGGATTCATGTTTGGAAGCAACCAGATTGCACTGAAATCGGTTGCATAAAGGCTACTTCAGGTCAAATTCGAGCTATCTTGGCCTCCGGGAAAATCTTATTCACCGCACACGGCGACTGCAAAATTCGCATATGGAATGCGTCGAATGCGGAGAATTTTCGACCGAAGAAGATCACAACGCTTCCTCAAAGAGGCCGGTTTTCGCTGTTTTCAAAAAAGAGCAGCCAGCAGCACAACGATCGCATCTCTTGCCTAGCTTACAACAAGGAAGACAAGCTCTTGTACACAGGCTCATGGGACAAAACAGTCAAGGCATGGAAGATCAACGAAAGGCGCTGCGTGGATTCGTTTGTAGCTCACGAAGGCCACGTAAATGGAATCGCAATCAACCAAGAAGACGGCTGCGTGTTCACTTGCTCCTCGGACGGCTCAGTCAAGATTTGGAGAAGGGTGTTCGGTGAAAGTTCTCACATCCTAACCATGACTCTCAAGTTCCAACTTTCGCCGGTGAACGCCTTGGCGTTGAGCTTGTCATCCACGACCACCCTCCTCTACTCCGGCTCGTCAGATGGGCTAATAAACTTTTGGGAAAAGGAGAAGATGTCCGGGAGGTACAACCACGGAGGGTTTCTGCAAGGTCATCATTTTGCCGTCCTTTGCTTGGTAGCGTTAGGAGACCTAGTTTTCAGTGGCTCCGAGGACTCAACGATTAGGGTTTGGAGAAGAGAGGAAGGGAACTGCTTCCACTCATGTCTCTCCGTGATAGAAGGGCATCATGGACCGGTGAGATGCTTGGCAGTGGCTTTGGAGACGGAGAATTTGGTAAGGGTGAAAGGTTTGTTGGTTTACAGTGCAAGTTTGGATCAAACCTTTAAGGTTTGGAGGGTTAAAGTTTTTCCTGCTGAGAAGGTAAACTTGGTGGATGAAATTGCTGCTGCCAAAGACCCACAGAGAGAGATTGTGGAGTGTGAGACAAGCCCTGTGTTGTCACCTTCATGGGTGGAGAAAAAGCTTCAAGGCAACTATTTTCAGTAGGAGCAAATAAGCTAGGACATGTAAGC from Pyrus communis chromosome 7, drPyrComm1.1, whole genome shotgun sequence encodes the following:
- the LOC137738869 gene encoding protein JINGUBANG-like — translated: MEFHGERNLWSFMDEERKSIKLPRRLSFGDGDQQQSSSEPENIRSASAARPDIAASEPTIPPRPMSPGTPWTLSPVRTSPSQSLLYHCIASLHRHEGNIFSITLSRDFIFTSSESSRIHVWKQPDCTEIGCIKATSGQIRAILASGKILFTAHGDCKIRIWNASNAENFRPKKITTLPQRGRFSLFSKKSSQQHNDRISCLAYNKEDKLLYTGSWDKTVKAWKINERRCVDSFVAHEGHVNGIAINQEDGCVFTCSSDGSVKIWRRVFGESSHILTMTLKFQLSPVNALALSLSSTTTLLYSGSSDGLINFWEKEKMSGRYNHGGFLQGHHFAVLCLVALGDLVFSGSEDSTIRVWRREEGNCFHSCLSVIEGHHGPVRCLAVALETENLVRVKGLLVYSASLDQTFKVWRVKVFPAEKVNLVDEIAAAKDPQREIVECETSPVLSPSWVEKKLQGNYFQ